In Equus caballus isolate H_3958 breed thoroughbred chromosome 7, TB-T2T, whole genome shotgun sequence, one DNA window encodes the following:
- the MMP7 gene encoding matrilysin translates to MQLAMLCTVCLLPSSLALPLPREAGGMSELQWKQAQDYLKRFYPSSSKIRDPNSLEAKLKEMQKFFRLPVNGILNSYIIEIMQKPRCGVPDVAEYSLFPDSPKWTSNVVTYRVVSHPRELSLVIVNQLVAKALKMWSEEIPLHFKRVSWGTADIMIGFARGAHGDPYPFDGPGNTLAHAFSPGPGLGGDAHFDEDERWTDGSSIGINFLFAATHEFGHSLGLGHSSDPSAVMYPTYRDGDPKNFKLSRDDIKGIQKLYGERSDSRMN, encoded by the exons ATGCAGCTGGCCATGCTGTGCACTGTGTGTCTGCTGCCCAGCAGCCTGGCCCTGCCGCTTCCCCGGGAGGCAGGAGGCATGAGTGAGCTGCAGTGGAAACAGGCTCAG GACTATCTCAAGAGATTTTATCCATCCAGTTCAAAAATAAGAGATCCCAATAGTTTAGAAGCCAAACTCAAggagatgcaaaaattctttcGCCTGCCCGTAAATGGAATCTTAAACTCCTACATCATAGAAATAATGCAGAAACCCAGATGTGGAGTGCCAGATGTTGCAGAATACTCGCTATTCCCAGATAGTCCAAAATGGACTTCCAATGTAGTCACCTACAG GGTCGTATCACATCCTCGAGAATTATCACTTGTCATAGTGAATCAATTAGTGGCAAAGGCCTTGAAAATGTGGAGCGAAGAGATCCCACTGCACTTCAAGAGAGTTAGCTGGGGAACTGCTGATATCATGATTGGCTTTGCAAGAGGAG CTCACGGGGACCCCTACCCATTTGATGGACCAGGAAACACACTGGCTCATGCCTTTTCACCTGGGCCAGGCCTTGGAGGAGATGCTCACTTTGATGAGGATGAACGCTGGACTGATGGTAGCAGTATAG GAATTAATTTCCTGTTCGCTGCAACTCATGAATTTGGCCATTCTTTGGGTCTGGGACATTCATCTGACCCCAGTGCCGTGATGTATCCAACCTATAGAGACGGAGATCCCAAGAATTTCAAACTTTCACGGGATGATATCAAAGGAATTCAGAAATTATACG GAGAGAGAAGTGATTCAAGAATGAATTAG